Proteins found in one Bacillus subtilis subsp. subtilis str. 168 genomic segment:
- the ptb gene encoding phosphate BCFA and butyryl coenzyme A transferase (Evidence 1a: Function from experimental evidences in the studied strain; PubMedId: 10094682, 12427936, 15241682, 22720735, 28165735; Product type e: enzyme) produces the protein MKLKDLIGKASIHKNKTIAVAHAEDEEVIRAVKLAAEHLSARFLLTGDSKKLNELTSSMQGHQVEIVHANTPEESAKLAVRAVHHKTADVLMKGNVPTSVLLKAVLNRQEGLRSASVLSHVAVFDIPDFDRLMFVTDSAMNIAPSLEELRQILQNAVHVAHAVGNNMPKAAALAAVETVNPKMEATVNAAALAQMYKRGQIKGCIVDGPLALDNAVSQIAAAQKKISGDVAGNADILLVPTIEAGNILYKSLIYFAKASVAAVITGAKAPIALTSRADSAENKLYSIALAICASEEYTH, from the coding sequence ATGAAGCTGAAAGATTTAATCGGCAAAGCGTCGATACACAAAAATAAGACCATTGCGGTTGCTCATGCTGAGGATGAGGAAGTGATCCGGGCTGTAAAGCTGGCAGCCGAGCACCTATCCGCCCGTTTCTTGTTAACGGGCGACAGCAAAAAACTGAACGAGCTGACATCATCCATGCAAGGGCATCAAGTGGAAATCGTCCATGCCAATACTCCTGAGGAATCGGCGAAATTAGCGGTTCGTGCTGTGCATCATAAAACAGCGGACGTTTTAATGAAAGGCAATGTGCCGACTTCTGTTTTGCTTAAAGCGGTATTGAACAGACAGGAGGGGCTTCGGTCAGCAAGTGTCCTTTCTCACGTGGCTGTCTTCGATATACCGGATTTTGACCGGCTGATGTTTGTGACAGATTCGGCAATGAATATTGCTCCTTCGCTGGAAGAGCTCCGGCAGATTTTGCAAAATGCCGTTCATGTGGCCCATGCAGTGGGGAACAATATGCCAAAAGCAGCTGCCCTTGCAGCGGTCGAAACGGTGAACCCTAAAATGGAAGCGACCGTGAATGCAGCTGCTCTAGCTCAAATGTACAAAAGGGGCCAGATCAAAGGCTGCATTGTTGATGGACCGCTTGCTTTGGATAACGCAGTTTCACAAATTGCCGCGGCCCAGAAAAAAATTTCGGGAGACGTAGCGGGCAACGCAGATATCCTTCTCGTCCCAACAATTGAGGCCGGCAATATTTTATATAAATCACTGATTTATTTTGCCAAGGCCAGCGTGGCGGCTGTCATTACAGGAGCAAAAGCACCGATTGCTTTAACAAGCAGAGCGGACTCTGCTGAAAATAAACTGTATTCCATTGCGCTGGCAATATGCGCATCTGAAGAATACACACATTAG
- the bkdR gene encoding transcriptional regulator (Evidence 1a: Function from experimental evidences in the studied strain; PubMedId: 10094682, 12427936, 15241682, 16585774; Product type r: regulator): MQKVLIVGAGKRGTALLHILIKTAIIDIIAVVDKDPEAPGLKEAEQYGIAVSSDWKPYIQQKPDIVIHTTGDQAVFDELLQRKHEDTIVMPGKMAYIVFQLMEEKQHLIQMLKEQTYKYDRIFNSTHDGMIFIDINEEIILFNHMAEKMVGKKREEVIGRPIKEVIPSTKMPRILKTRVPEYNQKQLLGDHLQIVTTRLPIIDEGGRLLGALCVFKDITDAVELAEEVTNLKQVRTMLEAIIQSSDEAISVVDENGIGLLINKAYTKMTGLSEKEVIGKPANTDISEGESMHLKVLETRRPVRGVRMKVGPNEKEVIVNVAPVIVDGILKGSVGVIHDVSEIKMLTAELNRARQIIRTLEAKYTFDDIIGKSEQMLVALEQAKLGAKTPATILLRGESGTGKELFAHAIHNESDRKYNKFIRVNCAALSENLLESELFGYEDGAFSGAKRGGKKGLFEEANNGSIFLDEIGELTQNMQAKLLRVLQEKEIVRVGGTKAIPVNVRVIAATNVNIEKAMADGTFREDLYYRINRYPISIPPLRQRLEDIEALSVRLIQKINRDYGRNVKGLSQQALRALSAYHWPGNVRELENVLGRAMIFLNPHMEWIEKDHLPVFELEQKENDTDQGTGFDFPDIEGEKLSVAVEKFEAHLIQQTLEKHHFNRTKTAKALGVSIRNLYYKMDKYGLANEGMQ, encoded by the coding sequence TGGGATTGCCGTATCATCTGATTGGAAACCTTACATACAACAAAAACCGGATATCGTCATTCATACTACCGGCGATCAAGCCGTGTTTGACGAGCTCCTTCAAAGAAAGCATGAAGATACCATTGTCATGCCGGGAAAAATGGCATACATCGTTTTTCAGCTGATGGAAGAAAAGCAGCACCTGATTCAAATGCTAAAAGAGCAAACCTATAAATATGACAGAATTTTTAATTCCACCCATGATGGAATGATTTTTATTGATATCAATGAAGAAATCATTCTCTTTAACCATATGGCCGAAAAAATGGTCGGAAAAAAACGTGAGGAAGTCATTGGGCGCCCAATAAAAGAAGTGATTCCGAGCACTAAGATGCCGCGGATTTTAAAAACAAGAGTGCCTGAATACAACCAGAAGCAGCTGTTAGGCGATCATTTGCAAATTGTGACCACAAGACTGCCGATTATTGATGAAGGCGGACGTCTGCTCGGGGCTCTTTGTGTGTTTAAAGATATCACTGATGCGGTCGAGCTGGCAGAGGAAGTGACCAACTTAAAGCAGGTCCGTACGATGCTGGAGGCAATTATTCAATCCTCCGATGAGGCGATTTCTGTCGTTGATGAAAACGGCATCGGCCTGCTAATCAATAAAGCGTATACGAAAATGACGGGGCTTTCTGAAAAAGAAGTCATCGGCAAGCCTGCAAACACTGATATTTCCGAAGGCGAAAGCATGCATTTAAAGGTGCTTGAAACAAGACGTCCTGTCCGCGGTGTCAGAATGAAGGTCGGCCCGAATGAAAAAGAAGTGATCGTTAATGTAGCACCGGTGATTGTGGACGGGATTTTGAAAGGCAGCGTCGGCGTGATTCACGATGTTTCCGAAATTAAAATGCTGACAGCGGAGCTTAATCGCGCCAGACAAATTATTCGCACGCTTGAAGCGAAATACACGTTTGACGACATTATCGGCAAAAGCGAGCAAATGCTGGTTGCGCTTGAGCAGGCGAAGCTCGGTGCGAAAACACCGGCAACCATCTTGCTGCGCGGGGAATCAGGAACAGGAAAAGAACTGTTCGCCCATGCCATCCATAACGAAAGTGACCGGAAATACAATAAATTTATTCGCGTGAATTGTGCAGCCCTTTCTGAAAACCTGCTCGAATCAGAATTGTTCGGCTATGAGGATGGTGCGTTTTCAGGAGCGAAGCGCGGCGGTAAAAAGGGTTTATTTGAGGAAGCAAATAACGGCAGTATTTTCTTAGATGAAATCGGTGAGCTGACACAAAATATGCAGGCCAAATTGCTACGCGTCCTTCAAGAAAAGGAAATCGTCAGAGTGGGCGGCACGAAAGCGATCCCTGTCAACGTCAGAGTGATCGCGGCGACAAATGTAAATATTGAAAAGGCGATGGCGGACGGAACATTCCGGGAAGACCTGTATTACCGGATCAATCGCTATCCGATCTCCATCCCGCCTTTGCGGCAGCGGTTGGAGGACATTGAAGCATTGAGCGTCAGACTTATCCAAAAGATCAACCGGGATTACGGCAGGAATGTAAAAGGGCTCTCACAGCAAGCCTTGCGCGCCTTATCTGCCTACCATTGGCCTGGGAATGTCCGGGAGCTTGAAAATGTCCTTGGACGAGCCATGATTTTTCTGAATCCGCATATGGAATGGATTGAAAAAGATCACTTGCCTGTATTCGAACTTGAGCAAAAAGAAAATGACACAGATCAGGGAACAGGTTTTGATTTTCCGGATATTGAAGGCGAAAAGCTGTCTGTCGCAGTAGAAAAATTTGAAGCGCATTTGATCCAGCAAACGCTTGAAAAGCATCATTTTAACCGGACAAAAACAGCAAAAGCTCTCGGTGTCAGCATTCGGAATTTATATTACAAAATGGATAAATATGGCCTTGCAAATGAAGGCATGCAATAA